In Brevibacillus marinus, the genomic window ATTATCTGACTCGGCCGGTGCAGGCGATCCCCGTTTTGAGCAAGTTCGTCGTCAAGCCCAAGCCGTTTGTCCAGGAGGTCCCCTTCCAATTCACCCTGCCGCATGACCTGGCGATGTCCTCACATGCCGTGCAGTACTATTTGCACACCAGACTGGACGTGGAGCAGGCGCTGGACCCGACCGATCAGGATTTCGTGGCGCTGCTTCCGCCGCTGCATATCGAGCGGGTGTTTACGGCCCTGGAGCGGCTCGATCTGCGGCAAAAGCCAGGTTCCGGCAAGCTGACCGCCTACGGGCAGGAGTTCTCGTTCGTGCCGGCTCGCCCGCTGGGCATCCCCTTAAAAGAACTGGAAGTCATCTTCTACGATGCGCCGGATCAACTCCACCTGCTGGTTGAACTGGATCTGGCAACCGGTTTTCTGGGGCGCGAAGTGGAGCGGAGAGCGGAAATTGCCGTGCCGCATGACCTGCTGGCTGCGGGCAAAGAAGCGGAACTGGCCCGCTACCTGCGGGAAAAAATCGAATCGTACGTCCATCATCCGCAGACCATCCCCTACTTCCCGCTGGCCGGTTACGGCCGAAAGGGATACAGCGGGCCTCATCACAGCATGAGCGGCCTGATGGGCGGAATGGCTGCCGGGCTGTTGGGCGGCATCCTGCTCAGTGAAATGATGGATGGAGACGAACTGACCGGCGGCGATGATTGGTTTGGCGGCGACGGAGGAGACGGCGGCTTCTTCGGCGGAGATGGCGGCGGTTTCGGCGACTTTGAACTCTAATATGCGAATATGCGACAAGGCGCAGGGCAATCCCCATGCGCCTTGTTTTTTTACTCGTCGTTGGCGTCAGCCGTGTAACTGCGCGAACGCCTTGTCCACGGCGGCAATCGTGGTCCGGATGTCCTCTTCGCTGTGCGCCGTGGTGATAAACCAAGCTTCGTACTTGGAGGGGGCGAGGCAGATCCCCTGTTCCAGCATCAGCCGGAAGAAGCGGGCGAAGCGTTCGCCGTCGGACCGCTGCGCCCCGGCGTAGTCGACGACCGGCTGGTCGGTGAAGTAGACGGCCAGCGCTCCTTTCACCCGGTTGAGTTGGATCGTTACCGCGTGCCGCTCGGCCGCCTCGCGGATTCCCTGCTCCAGCAGCGCCCCCAGGCGATCCAGTTCCTCGTAGACGCCCGGCTCCTGGAGCACTTCCAGGCAGGCGATGCCCGCCGTGATCGAGGCCGGATTGCCGGCCATCGTCCCTGCCTGATAGGCCGGACCGAGCGGGGCAACCTGCTCCATAATGTCGCGGCGGCCGCCATAGGCGCCGATCGGCAGCCCGCCGCCGATGATTTTGCCCAGTGCCGTCAGATCGGGCTCGATGCCGAGCAGGTTTTGCGCGCCGCCGTAGCAGAAGCGAAAGGCGGTAATCACCTCGTCGTAAATGACCAGCGCACCGGCCTGATGGGCAAGTTGATTGATCAGCTGCAAAAAGCCGGGCTGCGGCATGACAATCCCAAAATTGCCGACAATCGGCTCAACCAGCACAGCCGCGGTTTGCTCCCCCCAGTGGCGGATCGCTTCGGCGTAGGCGTCCGGATCGTTGTAGGGAACGGTAATCACCTCGTCGGCGATCGATTGGGGAATTCCCGCGCTGTCCGGGATTCCCAGGGTGGAAGGACCGGAGCCCGCCGCCACCAACACCAGGTCGGAGTGCCCGTGGTAGCATCCGGCAAATTTGATAATTTTCGTGCGCCCGGTGTAGGCGCGCGCGACGCGGATGCAGGTCATCACCGCTTCCGTGCCGGAGTTGTTGAAGCGGATCCGCTCCATCGAGGGAATCGCCTCCCGGATCATCCGGGCAAACTGGATTTCCCAAGGAGTGGGGGTTCCGTACAAAGTGCCGTTTTCCGCCGCCCGGCAGATGGCGCGGGTGATGTGGGGGTGGGCGTGGCCGGTGATGATCGGGCCGTAGGCCGCGAGATAATCGATATAGCGGTTGCCGTCGACGTCCCACATGTAGGCGCCTTGCGCCCGCTCCATGACGACCGGAGCACCTCCCCCGACCGCCTTGAACGAACGGGAAGGGCTGTTGACGCCCCCGAGGATCACTTCCAGCGCTTCCTGATGCAGTTGTTCCGATCTTTTTCGGTTCATCTTTCCGACTCCTTTTTCTCCGATGATGGTTCGCAAAAGCAGGTCTCCCGCATTCCATCATAGCATATTTACACGCGGGGGCCGCAGATTGGGTTTTGCAGAAAAAGCGGTGCTCGGCTAAACTAACTATGGAATGGTTCGAGGATCTTCAAAAGGTGAGGGCGTGCAAGCGATGATTCGGGTAAACAACTTGGAAAAAGTGTTTCGCATTCACCAGGCTCGCGCCGGTTTGGCCGGCGCGCTGCGCGATTTGTTGAATCGGCAGTACAAGATCGTGCGAGCCGTGGACAAGATCTCCTTCGCGGTGGAGGAAGGAGAGTTTTTCGCTTTGATCGGCGAAAACGGGGCGGGAAAATCGACGACGATCAAGATGTTGACGGGAATCTTGACGCCGACGGCGGGCGAAGCGGTGATCAACGGAATGGTTCCCTACAAACAGCGCGAACAGTATGTGACCTCCATCGGCGTGGTGTTCGGCCAGCGCTCCCAACTGTGGTGGGATTTGTCGCCGACGGAATCGTTTCGCCTGCTGCAGCGTGTCTACAAAGTGGATCGGCAGGAGGGGAAGGAATGGCTCGACCGGCTGATCGAGGAGCTGGACCTCGGGCCGTTTATCCACCAGCCTGTGCGCAAGCTGAGCCTGGGGCAGCGGATGCGCTGCGAAATCGCCGCCGCCTTGATTCACAAGCCGAAGCTGCTGTTTCTCGACGAGCCGACCGTCGGCTTGGATGTGCTGGTCAAACAAAAAATCCGCCAATTTTTGCGGCGGCTGAACGAGACGGAGAAGACGACGATCTTGCTGACGACGCACGATGTCACCGATATTGAAGCGCTCTGCAAGCGGGTGCTGGTGATGGATCAGGGCAAGCTGATCTTCGACGGGCAGCTCGCTGATTTGAAAGAGAAGTGGGGCGCGGGGACCGAGGTGGTCTTTCAGTTCAAACGGCTGACGACAGCAGAGGAGGTGCAGGCCGCGCTGCGGCTGCACGACTGCCAGCTGACGATGGACAACGGCTACACGCTGACG contains:
- a CDS encoding sporulation protein yields the protein MLKKLMAKFGVGAATVDLRLDREQWRLGETMTGVIRIEGGEVEQRIHDLQVVLMMRAQVKGNYLTRPVQAIPVLSKFVVKPKPFVQEVPFQFTLPHDLAMSSHAVQYYLHTRLDVEQALDPTDQDFVALLPPLHIERVFTALERLDLRQKPGSGKLTAYGQEFSFVPARPLGIPLKELEVIFYDAPDQLHLLVELDLATGFLGREVERRAEIAVPHDLLAAGKEAELARYLREKIESYVHHPQTIPYFPLAGYGRKGYSGPHHSMSGLMGGMAAGLLGGILLSEMMDGDELTGGDDWFGGDGGDGGFFGGDGGGFGDFEL
- a CDS encoding ABC transporter ATP-binding protein, producing MIRVNNLEKVFRIHQARAGLAGALRDLLNRQYKIVRAVDKISFAVEEGEFFALIGENGAGKSTTIKMLTGILTPTAGEAVINGMVPYKQREQYVTSIGVVFGQRSQLWWDLSPTESFRLLQRVYKVDRQEGKEWLDRLIEELDLGPFIHQPVRKLSLGQRMRCEIAAALIHKPKLLFLDEPTVGLDVLVKQKIRQFLRRLNETEKTTILLTTHDVTDIEALCKRVLVMDQGKLIFDGQLADLKEKWGAGTEVVFQFKRLTTAEEVQAALRLHDCQLTMDNGYTLTIRIPRGQARLPYVLSTVIDRFEVSDVKVKESSTEEIVRNIYSATSEAAVHV
- a CDS encoding glutamate-1-semialdehyde 2,1-aminomutase, producing the protein MNRKRSEQLHQEALEVILGGVNSPSRSFKAVGGGAPVVMERAQGAYMWDVDGNRYIDYLAAYGPIITGHAHPHITRAICRAAENGTLYGTPTPWEIQFARMIREAIPSMERIRFNNSGTEAVMTCIRVARAYTGRTKIIKFAGCYHGHSDLVLVAAGSGPSTLGIPDSAGIPQSIADEVITVPYNDPDAYAEAIRHWGEQTAAVLVEPIVGNFGIVMPQPGFLQLINQLAHQAGALVIYDEVITAFRFCYGGAQNLLGIEPDLTALGKIIGGGLPIGAYGGRRDIMEQVAPLGPAYQAGTMAGNPASITAGIACLEVLQEPGVYEELDRLGALLEQGIREAAERHAVTIQLNRVKGALAVYFTDQPVVDYAGAQRSDGERFARFFRLMLEQGICLAPSKYEAWFITTAHSEEDIRTTIAAVDKAFAQLHG